In Pseudomonas fakonensis, one DNA window encodes the following:
- a CDS encoding DUF484 family protein translates to MTDQPKAVPELDADAVVAYLRAHPTFFAEHDELLVEQRIPHQRGDSVSLVERQLKLLRDRNIEMRHRLSQLMDVARDNDRLFDKTRRLILDLLDAGSLEEVVMAVEDSLRQEFQVPFVSLILFGENAAPVGRWVSGAEAQQAIGGLIGGGKTISGSLREHELAFLFGSEQHKEVGSSAVATLEYQGLHGVLAIGSRDPQHYKSSVGTLFLSYIAEVLGRVVPRFTNTLRPVR, encoded by the coding sequence ATGACCGATCAGCCCAAAGCAGTACCCGAGCTCGACGCCGACGCGGTGGTCGCCTACCTGCGCGCCCACCCCACGTTCTTCGCCGAGCATGACGAGCTGCTGGTCGAGCAGCGCATCCCCCACCAGCGCGGCGACAGCGTGTCGCTGGTGGAGCGCCAGCTCAAGCTGCTGCGTGACCGCAACATCGAGATGCGCCACCGCCTGTCGCAGCTGATGGACGTGGCCCGCGACAACGACCGGCTGTTCGACAAGACCCGCCGGCTGATCCTCGACCTGCTCGACGCCGGCAGCCTGGAAGAAGTGGTGATGGCCGTCGAAGACAGCCTGCGCCAGGAATTCCAGGTGCCCTTCGTCAGCCTGATCCTGTTTGGCGAAAATGCAGCCCCGGTGGGCCGCTGGGTGTCCGGTGCCGAGGCGCAGCAGGCCATTGGCGGGCTGATCGGCGGCGGCAAGACCATCAGCGGCAGCCTGCGCGAGCACGAGCTGGCCTTTTTGTTTGGCAGCGAACAGCACAAGGAGGTCGGCTCCAGCGCCGTAGCCACCCTGGAGTACCAGGGCCTGCACGGCGTGCTGGCGATCGGCAGCCGCGACCCGCAGCACTACAAGAGCAGCGTCGGCACCCTGTTCCTCAGCTACATCGCCGAAGTGCTCGGCCGCGTGGTGCCGCGCTTCACCAACACGCTACGCCCGGTACGCTGA